The following proteins are co-located in the Chryseobacterium daecheongense genome:
- a CDS encoding SDR family NAD(P)-dependent oxidoreductase produces the protein MKNITIIGLTPFEKPDAHLILKLHQAGAFAVLSLGHESAIAQAALHQLDQTDIPSYGIYSSDDKFESLQISEKVEFVILPFGTSANLFPNLPIVYQVSSLEEAKEAERMEAAGIIIKGNEAGGLVGYESTFVLFQRIIKEVTSIPVWIQGGVGLHTAAAAKALGATGVVLDSQLSLFPESSVPQDLKDLCSKLNGTETKIIANHRVLVRPNSPSLPENTTEEDLKEFFIDLDPANSYIPMGQDISLATDLFEDFKNLKKMVFGFKEAMYGHLKQAKALQVIDEENALAKELNLRYPIAQGPMTRVSDVPSFANAVADAGALPFVALSLLKGNQAKDLVMDTKKLAGEKTWGVGILGFAPQELRDEQTSYILEAKPPVVLIAGGRPAQAKIFEKAGITTFLHVPSPALLDIFLKEGARNFIFEGRECGGHVGPLSSTVLWEKQIERILKEEHPENISVFFAGGIHNAFSTAFVSIMAAPLAARGVKVGVLMGTAYLYTQEAVLTGAIQEEFQIQAMQAKDTVLLETAPGHETRCLNTAFAQHFSAEKTKLLAAGMDKKQVWEQLEKLNVGRLRIAAKGVDRQGDQLVNIPKNQQLDLGMYMIGQIATMHDRVISISDLHGDVAVDNFKYIQDAALPEEPSSHEKPLDIAIIGMECIFPGAKNLEEYWRNIILGKDSVTEVPDERWNKELYYHPDSDGPDVSHSKWGGFIPKIDFDPLAFGIPPQSLAAIEPTQLLTLLVAKRAMEDAGYGEKHINRENISVIIGAEGGNDLANSYSFRGYYKQVFGELHDEVKEAFPHTTEDSFPGILANVIAGRITNRLDLGGRNFTVDAACASSLAAIELACQELVLGKSDMVLAGGADLHNGINDYLMFSSTHALSRKGRCATFDSEADGIALGEGVAILVLKRYEDALRDGDRIYSVIKGVGGSSDGKALGLTAPRKIGQVRALERAYAQAGISPAAVGLIEAHGTGTVVGDKTELNALTNLFSRSGAIPGQTHLGSVKTQIGHTKCAAGLAGLIKASLAVYHGVKPPTLHLQQPNAYYNAQTSPFAFYAESGLWGDKNRYAGISAFGFGGTNFHTVIANHSKQEEPVTMQSWPSELFVFRGDTYEEAKSQLSQITSLLEINDDISLKDIAYSLSVGSEKPVQLSIVADTAEDLMMKIELILSGIETKDTFTVNKKAGKVAFLFPGQGSQRINMARDLFVVFPAMRKLLDQYPELEKVVFPSTSFDPETLKQQKETIKDTRLAQPLLGIVDLALAKFLQSLGIVPDMLAGHSYGELPALCFAGVFEEEKLVDLSTRRAHAILDSVEGGDPGTMVAVSITKERLLPILEKTEGCYPVNYNAPSQCVVAGSTNAINNLITILKQEGISAKKLEVACAFHSPVVAKSKDLYTTVLNDIPFEEMQIPVWSNTTATVYPTGSSEIKERLTDHLVQPVRFVEQIQAMYEDGARIFIEVGPGKVLTGLTQSSLGKDQLTLYVEDNSRNKFSHLLCMLAQYLGTGRNFDISKLFDGRNTRFIQIDQPDLYKKNPAIWRVNGQTAHPTTGNLPANGALPILNPIQMNNFTNNQAPATENLPAAERMLQEYLNSMKMMIQAQRDVMLSFLGQNPQITSAPVYHAPVTNGTNGANGANNVVTIPTSQIVTEKPAVVTQTKQAPIKDVKTLLLQVVSEKTGYPHEMLGMEMDLEADLSIDSIKRVEIIGTLRSELGALSMDSSNEDTVMEQLASIKTLNGLVSWLTEFMGAPAAVNTKTEAVEVAEPKNQSSFSLEDLQNAILDIVSEKTGYPKEMLGLDLDLEADLSIDSIKRMEIIGDLKTKIGFGQDLEQADDIMEKLAAIKTLRGLASWISELNGKSSEASHEAEAKITEQISGEAQEQAMLSRLRFDLTPSDVSAIQNTETIKGKRFAITPATIIETLAIKNILEKCGAIGEVIDMETDLKNFDGLIILDIFSSEVKNGIIEYVDLIKKLDFDKVKWVYLISDIPAHLQELTDIKVLRHYQGYPGFFKSLAREYEQTSCRLINLSTPQDLDQIADIALKEILTTDKPSEVIYKDDQRHKVDIIPSPLSTSLEEAHIQLNKESVVLVLGGGQGITAELVKHMSEAYPCTYILVGRSADPREGTSDLKELETLKTKEEIRSYLIKTGQFTSPSEIEKETVRVFKNNQILRTIRDMEQLGSTVVYHSLDLCDEDGLCDLINTIYDKYGQLDGVIHGAGLLEDKLFKQKTTSSFGRVFDTKVKPLRVLAEQLRPECQFVVLFSSIASVYGNKGQTDYAAANSVLDDYAKALDKKLTGKVISINWGPWKGAGMVSSTLETEYERRGISLIPLDQGKEIFLNEIKYGTESQVLIMSGNNW, from the coding sequence ATGAAAAACATAACTATTATTGGGCTTACTCCTTTCGAGAAGCCGGATGCCCATCTTATATTAAAACTACACCAGGCAGGTGCATTTGCTGTTTTAAGCTTGGGACATGAGTCAGCAATCGCCCAGGCAGCACTTCATCAATTAGACCAGACCGATATACCTTCTTACGGTATTTATTCCTCCGATGATAAATTCGAATCCCTTCAAATTTCTGAAAAAGTAGAATTTGTGATCCTTCCATTTGGCACTTCCGCCAATCTCTTCCCGAATTTACCGATTGTTTATCAGGTAAGCAGTCTGGAAGAAGCCAAAGAAGCTGAACGTATGGAAGCTGCAGGTATTATTATTAAAGGAAATGAAGCAGGTGGACTTGTAGGATATGAGTCAACATTTGTTTTATTTCAGCGAATCATAAAAGAAGTAACCTCTATCCCGGTATGGATCCAGGGAGGCGTGGGACTTCATACCGCTGCTGCCGCAAAAGCACTGGGAGCAACCGGTGTTGTACTGGACAGCCAGCTTTCGCTGTTTCCGGAAAGCTCTGTTCCACAGGATCTAAAAGATCTCTGCTCAAAGCTTAACGGAACCGAAACAAAAATCATTGCTAACCATCGTGTTTTGGTAAGACCCAACTCACCTTCTTTACCGGAAAATACCACCGAAGAAGATCTTAAAGAATTTTTCATAGATCTTGACCCAGCTAACAGCTATATCCCAATGGGACAAGATATTTCATTAGCAACAGACCTCTTTGAAGACTTCAAAAACCTGAAGAAAATGGTTTTTGGATTTAAAGAAGCCATGTATGGCCATCTTAAACAGGCAAAAGCCCTACAGGTAATTGACGAGGAAAATGCTTTAGCGAAAGAGCTAAACCTTCGTTATCCTATTGCTCAGGGTCCAATGACCCGTGTCAGTGATGTTCCTTCGTTCGCTAACGCTGTAGCTGATGCAGGCGCCTTGCCTTTCGTTGCCCTTTCTTTACTTAAAGGAAACCAGGCTAAAGATTTGGTTATGGATACTAAAAAGCTTGCGGGAGAAAAAACTTGGGGTGTAGGAATTTTAGGATTTGCTCCCCAGGAATTACGAGATGAGCAAACCTCTTATATATTGGAGGCAAAACCTCCTGTAGTTTTAATTGCCGGAGGAAGACCTGCTCAGGCAAAAATATTTGAAAAAGCAGGAATAACGACCTTTCTTCATGTTCCTTCACCAGCTTTGCTGGATATTTTCTTAAAAGAAGGAGCCCGAAATTTCATATTTGAAGGACGCGAATGTGGCGGACACGTAGGACCGCTTTCAAGCACTGTTCTTTGGGAAAAACAAATTGAACGTATATTAAAAGAAGAACACCCTGAAAATATCAGCGTCTTTTTTGCAGGTGGGATCCATAATGCATTTTCAACAGCATTTGTTTCTATCATGGCAGCACCTCTTGCAGCAAGAGGTGTAAAGGTTGGAGTATTGATGGGTACAGCATATCTTTATACCCAGGAAGCCGTACTTACAGGTGCTATCCAGGAAGAATTCCAGATACAAGCCATGCAGGCAAAAGACACCGTTTTATTGGAAACCGCACCGGGACATGAAACGCGTTGCCTGAACACGGCATTTGCTCAACATTTCAGTGCTGAAAAAACAAAACTTCTGGCAGCCGGAATGGATAAAAAACAGGTTTGGGAACAGCTTGAAAAGCTCAACGTAGGCCGTCTGAGGATTGCAGCAAAAGGAGTAGATCGTCAGGGGGACCAACTCGTTAATATTCCTAAAAATCAACAGCTGGATCTTGGGATGTACATGATTGGTCAGATCGCTACCATGCACGACCGTGTTATTTCGATTTCGGACCTTCATGGAGATGTTGCTGTAGATAATTTTAAATATATACAGGATGCCGCTTTACCGGAAGAACCATCTTCTCATGAAAAACCGCTTGACATAGCAATCATAGGTATGGAATGTATATTTCCGGGTGCAAAAAATCTGGAAGAATACTGGCGTAATATCATTTTAGGAAAAGACAGTGTAACAGAGGTACCCGATGAACGATGGAATAAAGAGCTTTATTATCATCCGGATTCAGATGGACCGGATGTATCCCATTCCAAATGGGGTGGATTCATTCCGAAAATTGATTTTGATCCGCTTGCCTTCGGAATACCTCCTCAATCTCTCGCCGCTATTGAACCTACACAATTATTAACATTACTGGTGGCCAAACGTGCCATGGAAGATGCTGGTTATGGTGAGAAACATATCAACAGAGAAAATATCTCTGTAATCATAGGAGCTGAAGGCGGTAATGACCTTGCGAACAGCTACAGTTTCAGAGGGTATTACAAACAGGTTTTCGGGGAACTTCATGATGAAGTAAAAGAAGCATTCCCACATACTACAGAAGATTCATTCCCGGGTATTTTAGCCAATGTAATCGCCGGAAGAATCACCAACCGTCTGGACCTTGGAGGAAGAAACTTTACGGTGGATGCCGCTTGCGCATCATCTCTGGCCGCAATAGAACTGGCATGCCAGGAGCTTGTATTAGGCAAATCGGATATGGTGCTGGCCGGTGGAGCAGATTTGCATAACGGGATCAACGATTATCTTATGTTTTCAAGCACACATGCACTTTCCCGAAAAGGAAGATGTGCAACTTTTGACAGTGAAGCCGACGGAATTGCCCTGGGAGAAGGGGTTGCTATTCTTGTCCTGAAACGATATGAAGATGCCTTACGTGATGGTGACCGCATTTATTCGGTGATCAAAGGTGTCGGAGGATCCAGTGATGGTAAGGCTTTAGGGCTTACTGCTCCACGAAAAATTGGCCAGGTAAGAGCACTGGAACGTGCTTATGCCCAAGCAGGTATTAGTCCTGCAGCTGTAGGATTAATAGAAGCTCACGGTACAGGAACTGTAGTCGGAGATAAGACCGAACTTAATGCATTAACCAATTTATTCAGCCGCTCTGGAGCGATACCGGGCCAGACTCACCTGGGATCTGTAAAAACCCAGATCGGACATACCAAATGCGCGGCAGGATTAGCAGGGCTGATCAAAGCATCATTAGCAGTGTATCATGGTGTAAAACCACCTACCCTTCACCTTCAGCAGCCTAATGCTTATTATAATGCACAAACCAGTCCTTTTGCATTCTATGCAGAAAGCGGATTGTGGGGCGATAAAAACCGTTATGCGGGAATCAGTGCTTTTGGATTTGGCGGAACCAATTTCCATACTGTGATTGCCAATCATTCGAAACAGGAAGAGCCTGTGACCATGCAATCATGGCCATCGGAATTATTTGTATTCCGTGGAGATACTTATGAAGAAGCAAAAAGCCAGCTAAGCCAGATCACTTCTTTACTGGAAATCAATGATGATATCTCATTGAAAGATATAGCATACAGCTTAAGCGTAGGTTCTGAAAAGCCTGTCCAGTTGAGTATTGTAGCGGACACAGCTGAAGATCTGATGATGAAGATCGAGCTGATTCTGTCCGGCATCGAAACCAAAGACACTTTTACCGTTAATAAGAAAGCCGGTAAGGTAGCCTTTTTGTTCCCTGGACAAGGCAGTCAGCGTATCAATATGGCGCGTGATCTGTTTGTCGTATTCCCTGCAATGCGTAAACTTCTGGACCAGTACCCTGAGCTTGAAAAAGTAGTTTTCCCTTCTACGTCTTTCGATCCGGAAACTTTAAAGCAACAAAAAGAAACCATTAAAGATACCCGCCTGGCACAACCTCTTTTAGGAATTGTGGATCTTGCACTGGCTAAATTCCTTCAATCCCTGGGAATTGTTCCGGATATGCTGGCAGGTCACAGCTACGGAGAACTGCCTGCATTATGTTTTGCCGGTGTTTTTGAAGAAGAAAAACTTGTAGACCTTAGCACACGCAGGGCGCATGCTATTCTGGACTCTGTGGAAGGCGGAGATCCGGGTACTATGGTAGCTGTAAGCATAACAAAAGAACGTTTATTACCGATCCTTGAAAAAACCGAAGGCTGCTATCCCGTAAACTATAATGCACCTTCCCAGTGTGTGGTTGCAGGAAGTACCAATGCAATCAATAACCTGATAACAATCCTTAAACAGGAAGGAATTTCTGCTAAAAAGCTGGAGGTTGCCTGTGCATTCCATAGTCCTGTTGTTGCCAAATCCAAAGATCTGTATACAACGGTACTCAACGATATTCCATTTGAGGAAATGCAGATTCCTGTCTGGTCGAATACTACCGCAACAGTATATCCGACAGGATCTTCAGAAATAAAGGAAAGGCTAACAGACCATCTTGTACAGCCGGTGAGATTTGTAGAGCAAATTCAGGCGATGTACGAAGACGGAGCGAGAATATTCATCGAAGTAGGACCAGGAAAAGTACTTACCGGATTAACGCAATCTTCCTTAGGTAAAGATCAGTTGACCCTGTATGTAGAAGACAACAGTCGTAATAAATTCAGCCATCTTCTGTGCATGCTGGCCCAGTACTTAGGTACGGGTCGAAACTTTGACATCAGCAAGCTTTTCGATGGCCGCAATACCCGATTTATTCAGATTGACCAACCTGATCTTTATAAGAAAAACCCGGCCATCTGGCGTGTTAACGGACAAACAGCACACCCTACTACAGGTAATTTGCCTGCCAATGGTGCACTACCCATTTTAAACCCTATCCAAATGAACAACTTCACTAATAATCAAGCACCTGCAACCGAGAATTTACCCGCCGCCGAGCGTATGCTGCAGGAATATTTAAATAGTATGAAGATGATGATACAGGCTCAAAGGGATGTAATGCTTTCATTCCTGGGTCAGAATCCTCAAATTACTTCTGCTCCCGTGTATCACGCACCGGTAACAAATGGAACCAACGGGGCTAACGGGGCTAACAACGTGGTTACGATACCAACTTCGCAAATCGTTACAGAAAAACCGGCAGTTGTTACTCAGACAAAACAAGCCCCAATAAAAGACGTTAAAACTTTATTACTACAGGTTGTAAGTGAAAAAACCGGATACCCGCATGAAATGCTGGGTATGGAAATGGATCTTGAAGCGGACCTTAGTATCGATTCCATCAAAAGAGTTGAGATCATAGGAACTCTTCGAAGTGAGCTGGGTGCTTTATCTATGGACAGTTCTAATGAAGACACTGTAATGGAGCAACTTGCCTCGATCAAAACTTTAAACGGGCTGGTTTCCTGGCTTACGGAATTTATGGGAGCTCCTGCTGCAGTGAATACAAAAACTGAGGCCGTAGAAGTTGCAGAACCGAAAAATCAGTCTTCTTTTTCCCTGGAAGATCTTCAAAATGCAATCCTGGATATTGTAAGTGAAAAAACAGGATATCCGAAAGAAATGCTGGGTCTGGACTTGGATCTTGAAGCAGATTTAAGCATCGATTCCATCAAAAGAATGGAAATTATCGGAGACCTGAAAACCAAGATAGGATTCGGACAGGATTTAGAGCAGGCAGATGACATCATGGAGAAACTGGCAGCGATTAAAACCCTTCGGGGACTGGCATCATGGATCAGTGAGCTTAATGGAAAAAGCAGTGAAGCCAGCCATGAAGCAGAAGCTAAAATTACTGAACAGATATCAGGAGAAGCTCAGGAACAGGCCATGTTATCACGTCTAAGGTTTGACCTTACACCAAGTGATGTTTCTGCAATACAAAATACAGAAACAATAAAAGGAAAGCGTTTCGCCATTACTCCTGCTACGATTATAGAAACATTAGCCATTAAAAATATACTTGAAAAATGCGGAGCCATCGGTGAAGTGATCGATATGGAAACGGACCTTAAAAATTTTGACGGGCTTATCATTCTTGACATCTTCTCTTCTGAAGTAAAAAACGGCATCATTGAATATGTTGACCTTATAAAGAAGCTGGACTTCGATAAAGTAAAATGGGTATACCTGATATCCGATATTCCTGCACATCTTCAGGAACTGACCGATATTAAAGTATTACGCCATTATCAGGGATATCCAGGCTTCTTTAAGAGCCTTGCCAGGGAGTATGAGCAAACTTCATGCAGACTGATCAACCTGAGTACTCCTCAGGATCTTGATCAAATTGCAGATATTGCCTTAAAAGAAATACTTACGACAGACAAGCCATCCGAAGTTATTTATAAAGATGACCAACGTCACAAGGTAGATATTATACCATCTCCTCTATCAACCAGCCTGGAGGAAGCACACATCCAATTGAACAAAGAATCTGTAGTGCTTGTATTAGGTGGTGGACAGGGCATCACGGCTGAACTTGTTAAACACATGTCCGAAGCCTACCCTTGCACCTATATCCTTGTTGGCCGGTCTGCAGATCCGCGAGAAGGAACGTCTGATCTTAAAGAATTGGAAACCCTGAAAACGAAAGAAGAAATCAGAAGTTACCTGATTAAAACAGGACAATTTACTTCTCCTTCAGAAATAGAAAAAGAAACGGTTAGGGTATTTAAGAACAATCAGATCCTGCGTACTATCAGAGATATGGAACAACTTGGAAGTACGGTAGTTTACCATTCATTGGATCTTTGTGACGAAGACGGATTATGCGATCTTATCAATACTATTTATGATAAATATGGGCAGCTGGATGGCGTGATCCACGGTGCAGGCCTTCTGGAAGACAAACTATTTAAACAGAAAACAACCAGTTCGTTCGGACGTGTATTTGATACCAAAGTGAAACCGTTACGTGTATTAGCAGAACAGCTTCGTCCGGAATGCCAGTTTGTAGTTCTCTTCTCAAGCATTGCTTCCGTATATGGAAATAAAGGGCAGACGGACTACGCAGCAGCCAATAGTGTATTGGATGATTATGCCAAAGCTCTGGATAAAAAATTAACAGGAAAAGTGATCTCCATCAACTGGGGACCATGGAAAGGTGCCGGTATGGTTTCCTCAACCCTGGAAACAGAATATGAACGTCGTGGAATCTCTCTGATTCCGTTGGATCAGGGAAAAGAGATCTTCCTTAATGAGATCAAGTACGGAACGGAAAGCCAGGTGCTGATCATGTCAGGAAATAATTGGTAA
- a CDS encoding retropepsin-like aspartic protease: protein MKNYKIKFKRFRKNLERGKLFHKNKIFCRIMVTTFLFVCSFSFSQTHNSEFNSLYAQIQKKNFFSAREIFTTARKKLPVEYQYFTEAILNNAFNKPRESNLKILKLEELKTITLPDSLLLKISHLKEDNSMKQYDYAGAKTAVQNTLKKYDQILTEEERSDLKNNLKIWTALEKEPRQKVTMKGSTNMKMEKDVANLKNLKVQIGDDFMNFIFDTGANISTISESAAKRLKMRIIPAGIDVDAITGISVKADLAVCEKFKLGNVIIENAVFLVFADTALSFPQIKYQINGILGFPVIEALREVQLTQDDYFIVPEAETKISSPSNMAIDGLSPLIFIDEKHYSFDTGADQTMLYAPFYQENKKEIDEHYKVSKIGMGGAGGKAEYDGFKINHTFHILGKEIELRDIRLLKDKINKETVYGNIGQDVIRKFNKMTMNFDQMFIKFD, encoded by the coding sequence ATGAAAAATTATAAAATTAAGTTTAAAAGATTTAGAAAAAACTTAGAAAGAGGAAAGTTGTTTCATAAGAATAAGATTTTCTGTCGAATTATGGTAACGACCTTCCTGTTCGTTTGTAGCTTTAGTTTTAGCCAGACCCATAATTCTGAATTTAATAGTTTGTATGCGCAAATACAGAAAAAAAACTTCTTTAGTGCACGTGAAATTTTTACAACAGCCAGGAAAAAATTGCCGGTAGAATACCAATACTTTACGGAAGCGATTCTTAATAATGCATTCAATAAGCCCCGGGAGTCTAACCTGAAGATTTTGAAACTGGAAGAGTTGAAAACAATAACGTTACCAGATTCACTACTGTTGAAAATATCTCATCTCAAAGAGGATAACAGTATGAAGCAATATGATTATGCGGGAGCAAAAACTGCGGTACAGAATACCCTGAAAAAATATGATCAGATATTGACAGAAGAAGAGAGGAGTGATCTGAAGAATAACCTGAAAATCTGGACGGCACTTGAAAAGGAGCCTCGTCAGAAAGTTACGATGAAAGGGAGTACAAACATGAAAATGGAAAAAGATGTGGCTAATTTAAAAAATCTCAAAGTGCAGATTGGTGACGATTTTATGAATTTTATTTTCGATACGGGAGCTAATATATCTACTATTTCAGAATCTGCGGCTAAGCGTTTGAAAATGAGGATTATTCCCGCAGGCATAGATGTGGATGCAATTACCGGTATATCCGTAAAGGCTGACCTGGCGGTTTGTGAAAAGTTTAAGCTAGGGAATGTCATCATAGAAAATGCTGTTTTTTTGGTGTTTGCAGATACTGCGCTTAGCTTTCCGCAAATTAAATACCAGATCAATGGCATTCTTGGATTTCCTGTTATTGAAGCACTTCGTGAAGTACAGCTGACACAGGATGACTATTTTATTGTACCGGAGGCTGAAACCAAAATAAGTAGTCCTTCCAATATGGCGATCGACGGTCTTTCACCTCTTATTTTTATAGATGAAAAACACTATAGTTTTGATACGGGAGCAGATCAGACGATGTTATATGCTCCCTTTTACCAGGAGAATAAAAAAGAAATCGATGAGCATTATAAAGTAAGTAAGATCGGCATGGGAGGAGCTGGTGGAAAAGCCGAATACGATGGATTTAAAATAAATCATACTTTCCATATCCTTGGAAAAGAAATCGAATTAAGGGATATCCGTTTATTAAAAGATAAGATCAATAAAGAAACCGTGTATGGAAATATAGGGCAGGATGTTATCCGAAAATTTAATAAAATGACGATGAATTTCGATCAGATGTTCATTAAGTTTGATTAA